A section of the Telopea speciosissima isolate NSW1024214 ecotype Mountain lineage chromosome 3, Tspe_v1, whole genome shotgun sequence genome encodes:
- the LOC122655435 gene encoding putative disease resistance protein RGA4: MHDLVHDLAQIVGMLEYSTMEEAITVEDDISDKVCGLSFFLGNEGRLQTREALEKTKKLRTLIACPPSRWLVSNINIDMLMKNFQSLCVLDVSHCLIKEVPPSIRKLKHLRYLDLSRNISIEVLPKSITSLYNLQTLKVNTCFELRELRKEMRKMVSLRHFEFEGKCTEMLVEMGRLTNLQTLTHFIVGKDEGHSLEELKCLNLKGKLTISGLENIVTIEEAREANLRGNKHDIRELTLIWGSSNTGMNDDDVLEGLEPHPNLKRLSIGGFGVAKYPSWMEKLLAYKNLIDLVKCIDREFYYSSSNNNNNSNTSGASSYSSSSGIMVAFPSLKILRLNTMPNLVEWLEVLPSFPSLEELYVSSCPKLKTMPTQFLSLKRFKFGYFPNKMALKSLSSNLVSLNYLTIERCRDLKSVPEGLLQNNANILHELCFGRCPKLETIFPSKEEEVEEEGQVVGSGSSSSHHHLQQPLLLLVFPFLQCLKIIDCPLVKTFPDLQGMTSRRCLKLIGFKELKSLPEGLQWLTKLDTLEIGQFSEELEQLDTIKGEEDLQHLVSLRRLRLFGWPQHKNPQHQLKHQLTHYLQFLRTEEDYW, encoded by the exons ATGCATGATCTTGTACATGATCTTGCACAAATTGTTGGAATGCTTGAATATTCCACCATGGAGGAGGCCATTACTGTGGAAGACGACATTTCTGATAAAGTTTGtggtttgtcattttttttaggtAATGAGGGAAGACTTCAAACTCGAGAAGCCTtggagaagacaaagaaattgCGAACATTAATAGCTTGTCCGCCATCAAGGTGGTTGGTCTCAAATATTaatattgatatgttgatgaaaaaCTTCCAGAGCTTGTGTGTGTTGGATGTATCACACTGCCTCATAAAAGAGGTGCCACcatcaataagaaaattgaaACATTTAAGGTACCTTGACTTGTCTAGGAATATATCAATTGAAGTGTTGCCAAAGTCTATCACTAGCCTTTACAATTTACAGACGTTAAAAGTCAACACTTGCTTTGAACTTCGAGAGCTTCGCAAGGAAATGAGAAAGATGGTTAGCTTGAGACATTTTGAATTTGAGGGTAAATGCACTGAGATGCTAGTTGAGATGGGGAGATTGACTAATCTGCAAACATTAACACATTTTATAGTAGGCAAAGATGAAGGACACAGTCTTGAAGAGCTGAAGTGCTTGAACCTCAAAGGGAAACTGACCATAAGTGGTCTGGAGAATATTGTAACAATAGAAGAAGCCAGGGAGGCAAATTTGAGAGGAAATAAACATGATATTCGTGAGTTAACATTAATATGGGGGAGTTCTAATACTGGcatgaatgatgatgatgtgttAGAAGGCCTAGAACCTCATCCAAACTTGAAAAGGCTTTCCATCGGTGGTTTTGGCGTTGCAAAATATCCTTCATGGATGGAAAAATTGTTAGCATACAAAAATTTGATTGACTTG GTCAAATGTATTGATCGGGAGTTCTATTATAGCagtagcaacaacaacaataatagtAATACTTCTGGAgcatcttcttattcttcttcttcagggatAATGGTAGCATTTCCATCTCTTAAAATACTAAGGCTAAATACTATGCCTAATTTGGTTGAATGGTTGGAAGTGTTGCCTTCCTTTCCATCCCTTGAGGAGTTGTATGTCTCATCATGCCCCAAGCTGAAAACCATGCCAACTCAATTCCTTTCCCTTAAAAGGTTCAAATTTGGTTATTTTCCAAATAAGATGGCACTAAAGTCGTTGTCAAGCAACCTTGTCTCTCTCAACTATCTTACTATTGAAAGGTGTCGAGACCTCAAGTCTGTGCCAGAGGGTTTGCTACAAAACAACGCAAATATTTTACATGAATTGTGTTTTGGAAGATGCCCCAAGCTTGAAACAATTTTTccaagtaaagaagaagaagtagaagaagaaggacaagtGGTGGGATctggatcttcttcttcccaccaCCACCTACAGCAGCCGCTACTACTACTTGTCTTTCCGTTTCTTCAATGCTTAAAAATAATTGACTGTCCTCTTGTAAAGACTTTTCCGGACTTACAAGGAATGACTTCTCGTCGATGTTTGAAACTAATTGGCTTTAAGGAGTTGAAGTCGCTACCAGAGGGGTTGCAGTGGCTCACTAAGCTTGACACGTTAGAAATTGGTCAGTTTTCAGAGGAGCTGGAACAACTGGATACTATAAAAGGGGAAGAGGATCTCCAACACCTTGTCTCCCTTCGAAGACTAAGACTCTTTGGATGGCCTCAGCACAAGAATCCCCAACACCAACTTAAGCATCAACTCACCCATTATCTACAATTTTTGAGGAcggaagaggattattggtga